From one Herpetosiphon gulosus genomic stretch:
- a CDS encoding cytochrome ubiquinol oxidase subunit I, whose translation MDALILARWQFAVTTVYHFLFVPLTIGLSFFVALLQTIYYRTGDVTYKRMTKFWGHLFLINFAIGVATGIVQEFQFGMNWSEYSRFVGDIFGAPLAIEALMAFFIESTFLGIWIFGWDRIPKLAHLASIWLVAIATMLSSLWILIANSFMHQPVGYVLRNGRAEMADFWALLTNGHVWVQWPHTVTAAMVTAAFFVLGISAWQLRKQPKPADRLIFQRSFKLALGYALVSTILVMVVGHNQAQYMIKVQPMKMAAAEALWETADPAPMSLFTVANVPEQRDRFVVKVPGLLSFLAYNRFDGEVKGIKDLQAEFEQTYGPGNYTPDVFMTYWMFRIMVGSGMAMFGLAIIGLFFSLRKRLNFPNWYLWLMTLALSLPYIANASGWIFTEMGRQPWIVYGLLRTSDGVSTAVSGGSVLTSLIGFSLIYLVLIGVMVFLIVREANHIPDASPATVEADLAL comes from the coding sequence ATGGATGCATTGATTCTTGCTCGTTGGCAATTTGCCGTTACAACGGTTTATCACTTTTTGTTTGTGCCGCTAACAATCGGGCTTTCGTTTTTTGTGGCTTTGCTGCAAACGATCTACTATCGCACTGGCGATGTCACCTATAAACGCATGACCAAATTTTGGGGTCATCTGTTTTTAATCAATTTTGCGATTGGCGTAGCCACAGGGATTGTCCAAGAGTTTCAATTTGGTATGAATTGGTCGGAATATTCGCGCTTTGTCGGCGATATTTTCGGCGCTCCGCTGGCCATTGAAGCCTTGATGGCCTTCTTTATTGAATCGACCTTCTTAGGCATTTGGATCTTTGGCTGGGATCGGATACCCAAACTAGCTCACTTGGCCTCGATTTGGCTGGTGGCGATTGCCACAATGCTCTCCAGTTTATGGATTTTGATCGCCAATTCGTTTATGCACCAGCCAGTTGGCTATGTGTTGCGCAATGGTCGCGCCGAAATGGCTGATTTTTGGGCCTTGCTGACCAATGGCCACGTGTGGGTGCAATGGCCGCATACGGTTACTGCTGCCATGGTCACGGCGGCATTTTTCGTTTTGGGCATTAGCGCATGGCAATTGCGCAAACAGCCCAAACCTGCCGATCGCCTAATTTTTCAACGCTCATTCAAATTGGCCTTAGGCTATGCCTTGGTTTCAACAATTTTGGTGATGGTGGTTGGGCATAATCAAGCCCAATATATGATCAAAGTGCAGCCAATGAAAATGGCCGCCGCCGAAGCATTGTGGGAAACCGCTGATCCTGCGCCGATGTCGTTGTTTACCGTTGCCAATGTGCCCGAACAACGCGACCGCTTTGTGGTTAAAGTGCCAGGTTTGCTGAGCTTTTTGGCCTACAATCGTTTTGATGGCGAAGTCAAAGGCATCAAAGATCTCCAAGCTGAATTTGAGCAAACCTATGGCCCCGGCAATTACACCCCCGATGTCTTTATGACCTATTGGATGTTTCGAATTATGGTTGGCTCAGGGATGGCGATGTTTGGTCTAGCGATCATTGGCCTCTTTTTCAGCTTGCGCAAGCGCTTAAACTTTCCAAATTGGTATTTGTGGCTGATGACCTTGGCGCTTAGTTTGCCCTATATCGCCAACGCCAGCGGCTGGATTTTCACCGAAATGGGCCGCCAACCATGGATCGTCTATGGCTTGCTGCGCACCAGCGACGGGGTTTCGACGGCAGTTTCTGGCGGCAGCGTGCTGACCTCGTTAATTGGGTTTAGCCTGATTTATCTGGTCTTGATTGGAGTCATGGTCTTTTTGATCGTGCGCGAAGCCAATCATATTCCCGATGCTAGCCCTGCGACGGTCGAAGCTGATTTAGCGCTCTAA
- a CDS encoding PepSY domain-containing protein, whose amino-acid sequence MTTTTTTNDGATTDERRSQSVFYRAIWRWHFYAGLFVVPLMIVLAVTGSIYLFKPQLDRLMYGNLMHVQHTSGSAQSYTSQLAAAQAAYPEASVGKIRPSDAHDRSTEISMSTSDGRKLTVFVNPYTNQVLGERDEDWNLQTVALKLHGELMIGTTGDRIIELAACWAILLTLSGLYLWWPRSKSGIWGTWLPRLRSKNKRIFWRDLHAVPGMYASLIVLFLLISGLPWTGYWGDKFANVWSGYPNQLWSNIPESTVLTGSLNTTTDKVVPWAVEQAPLPQSDPDHAEHRGDGASAPVPSSATEGPQAATPVTLDSVIEVAKARGVIASFTVSPPDGEKGVYTIAAVANDPADEATIHVDQYSGAILADIRWHDYAMVPKAVSMGISLHEGKYFGLANQLLALFGAMTVLLLSVSGVVLWWKRRPEGRLGAPNLPANFPHWKPVLLMVVLASLAFPLVGASLLFMLVLDVTVFRFAPSLKQHLA is encoded by the coding sequence ATGACGACTACCACAACCACCAACGACGGAGCAACCACCGACGAACGCCGTTCGCAATCTGTTTTCTATCGCGCAATCTGGCGTTGGCATTTTTATGCCGGTTTGTTTGTTGTGCCGCTGATGATTGTCCTAGCAGTAACTGGCAGCATTTATCTGTTCAAGCCGCAACTTGACCGTTTGATGTACGGCAATTTGATGCATGTCCAACATACCAGTGGCTCGGCCCAAAGCTACACCAGTCAATTGGCCGCTGCTCAAGCTGCCTATCCCGAGGCCAGCGTTGGCAAAATTCGCCCAAGCGATGCCCATGATCGCAGCACCGAAATTAGCATGAGCACCAGCGATGGGCGTAAACTGACAGTTTTCGTCAATCCCTACACCAATCAAGTGCTCGGCGAGCGCGATGAAGATTGGAATTTACAAACGGTTGCCTTGAAATTGCACGGCGAGTTGATGATTGGCACGACTGGCGATCGAATTATTGAATTAGCTGCATGCTGGGCGATTTTGCTGACACTTTCGGGGCTGTATCTCTGGTGGCCACGCTCGAAAAGTGGCATCTGGGGCACATGGCTACCTCGTTTGCGCAGCAAAAACAAACGAATTTTCTGGCGCGATTTGCATGCCGTACCTGGGATGTATGCCTCGTTGATTGTGCTGTTTTTGTTGATTTCAGGTTTGCCGTGGACAGGCTATTGGGGCGATAAATTTGCCAATGTTTGGAGCGGTTACCCCAATCAACTTTGGAGCAATATTCCTGAATCGACTGTGCTGACTGGTAGCCTCAACACCACGACCGATAAAGTTGTGCCGTGGGCGGTAGAACAAGCACCATTGCCCCAATCCGACCCTGACCATGCTGAGCATCGCGGTGATGGAGCGAGTGCGCCTGTGCCCAGCAGCGCTACCGAAGGCCCACAAGCCGCAACCCCCGTCACGCTCGATTCGGTGATTGAAGTCGCCAAAGCCCGTGGGGTGATTGCCAGCTTTACGGTTAGCCCACCTGATGGCGAAAAAGGCGTGTACACCATCGCTGCGGTGGCGAATGATCCTGCTGATGAAGCCACAATTCACGTTGATCAATATAGTGGCGCGATTTTGGCCGACATTCGCTGGCATGATTATGCCATGGTTCCCAAAGCAGTCAGCATGGGCATTTCGCTGCACGAAGGTAAATATTTCGGGCTGGCTAACCAACTTTTAGCCTTGTTTGGGGCGATGACGGTGCTGTTACTGTCGGTCTCGGGAGTCGTGTTGTGGTGGAAGCGCCGCCCTGAGGGCCGCTTGGGTGCGCCAAATTTGCCAGCCAACTTCCCCCACTGGAAGCCTGTGCTGCTGATGGTGGTACTGGCAAGCTTGGCCTTCCCCTTGGTTGGCGCTTCGTTGTTGTTTATGCTGGTCTTGGATGTGACGGTGTTTCGGTTTGCGCCAAGCCTCAAGCAACACCTTGCTTAG
- a CDS encoding DsbA family protein, producing the protein MLTSRVIVPSQRRFLVGGLVSIAISVLVLGLSVWHMPDQTAPAVLPTSQPTAVVAAPIPQFTRESTTDWSLGKPTAPIVLDLYTDLTCSHCRDLHLAMESKGFLSQFIDSGDVYLRIHMLAMPEVSPWSVDVTVMSVCAGSQGQFWPAYDALMRDATWLTAPNPRQQAQAQVLQATTLDRQAFEACFQRPDFGREIVAFSRWQIANGLAGTPSAYVNGHAVVWRSNPIDDLITAIQQWLPEPATPQRRDPGGSLQQQY; encoded by the coding sequence ATGCTCACAAGCCGTGTGATTGTGCCTAGTCAACGCCGTTTTTTAGTTGGCGGTTTGGTTAGTATTGCGATCAGCGTGCTGGTGTTGGGGCTGAGTGTTTGGCACATGCCCGATCAAACCGCACCAGCAGTGCTTCCAACCAGCCAACCAACTGCGGTTGTCGCAGCACCAATTCCCCAATTTACCCGCGAATCGACTACCGATTGGAGTCTTGGCAAGCCAACCGCGCCAATTGTGCTCGATTTGTATACCGATTTGACCTGTAGCCATTGCCGTGACCTGCATTTGGCCATGGAATCGAAGGGCTTTCTCAGCCAATTTATCGATTCAGGCGATGTCTACTTGCGCATTCATATGTTGGCGATGCCCGAGGTTTCGCCTTGGTCGGTCGATGTCACGGTGATGAGCGTTTGCGCTGGCAGCCAAGGTCAATTTTGGCCAGCCTACGATGCCTTGATGCGTGATGCGACGTGGCTGACCGCACCTAACCCGCGCCAGCAAGCCCAAGCTCAAGTGCTGCAAGCAACCACGCTCGATCGCCAAGCCTTTGAGGCCTGTTTTCAACGCCCCGATTTTGGCCGTGAAATCGTGGCATTTAGTCGTTGGCAAATTGCCAATGGCCTGGCTGGCACGCCCAGCGCCTATGTCAATGGGCATGCGGTGGTTTGGCGCAGCAACCCAATCGACGATCTGATTACGGCAATTCAACAATGGTTACCAGAGCCTGCAACCCCACAACGGCGTGATCCAGGTGGCAGTCTGCAACAACAGTATTAA
- a CDS encoding cytochrome c — MTILLRGRYALLGLALLGLVACGSAAKDSEVGVFAGVPTTVPVASTGGSSTGDAAAGKAIFDGTTAIAGSPPCLSCHVVEAGKPQTVGPNLAGIADRAATRVASQDASQYLHSSIVDPNSFVVDGFAQGLMFAGYGDALTPQQVDDVVAYLLSLK; from the coding sequence ATGACAATTCTTTTGCGTGGGCGCTATGCCTTGCTAGGCTTGGCTTTACTTGGTTTAGTTGCCTGTGGTTCGGCAGCGAAAGATTCAGAAGTAGGCGTATTTGCTGGGGTTCCAACGACCGTACCTGTGGCCAGCACTGGCGGTTCAAGCACTGGCGATGCTGCTGCTGGCAAAGCGATTTTTGATGGTACAACCGCGATCGCTGGCAGCCCGCCATGTCTTAGCTGCCATGTGGTCGAGGCTGGTAAGCCGCAAACCGTAGGCCCAAACTTGGCTGGAATTGCTGATCGAGCAGCTACGCGGGTGGCGAGTCAGGATGCTAGTCAATATTTGCATAGCTCAATTGTTGACCCCAACAGTTTTGTAGTCGATGGTTTTGCCCAAGGTTTGATGTTTGCAGGCTATGGCGATGCCTTAACGCCGCAACAGGTTGATGACGTGGTGGCCTATTTATTAAGCTTGAAGTAA
- the fmt gene encoding methionyl-tRNA formyltransferase gives MRILYLGTPEIAVAPLELLHASGHEIVGVVTQPDRPAGRKNVLTAPPVKLAAERLGIPVFQPETLKDPAAVERLRAFEPEVGVVAAYGEILRKHVLQIPALGYLNIHPSILPLYRGPAPVTGAILAGDDLVGVSIIKLTAKMDAGPILGQVVMPLAKTARAGEWTAQLMRQGGELLAQVLPAYAAGQIQAQIQDDSQATYTQMISKNDGLIDWNLPALVIERMTRAYDPWPGTAVKLNDQPFKILRAKAHTSWSGNAQPGMLIEQQGQVLVATGSGALELLEVQPAGKRPMAASDWRRGAKDIEHL, from the coding sequence ATGCGCATTTTATATTTAGGTACACCTGAGATTGCGGTTGCGCCGCTTGAGTTGTTGCATGCTAGCGGCCATGAGATTGTCGGCGTGGTAACCCAGCCTGATCGTCCGGCTGGGCGCAAAAATGTCTTAACTGCGCCGCCAGTCAAACTTGCCGCTGAACGCTTGGGCATTCCGGTTTTTCAACCAGAAACCCTCAAAGATCCGGCTGCGGTTGAGCGTTTACGGGCTTTCGAGCCTGAAGTTGGAGTAGTGGCAGCCTATGGCGAAATTTTGCGCAAACATGTATTGCAGATTCCAGCACTGGGCTATTTGAATATTCACCCGTCGATTTTGCCGCTGTATCGTGGGCCAGCCCCCGTGACTGGGGCGATTTTGGCAGGCGACGACTTGGTTGGGGTTTCAATCATCAAGCTAACGGCCAAAATGGATGCTGGGCCAATTCTTGGACAGGTGGTGATGCCGTTGGCCAAAACTGCCCGCGCAGGCGAATGGACTGCTCAACTGATGCGCCAAGGCGGTGAGTTGTTGGCTCAAGTGTTGCCAGCCTATGCTGCGGGCCAAATTCAAGCCCAAATTCAGGATGATAGCCAAGCGACTTATACCCAAATGATCAGCAAAAACGATGGTTTGATCGATTGGAATTTGCCTGCGCTGGTGATCGAACGCATGACCCGCGCTTATGATCCATGGCCTGGCACTGCGGTTAAACTCAACGATCAGCCGTTTAAAATTCTACGAGCCAAAGCTCATACCAGTTGGAGTGGCAACGCTCAACCAGGCATGTTGATCGAGCAGCAAGGCCAGGTTTTAGTGGCGACTGGCAGCGGAGCATTGGAATTACTCGAAGTTCAGCCAGCAGGCAAGCGCCCCATGGCCGCCAGCGATTGGCGACGTGGAGCCAAAGATATCGAGCATCTATAA
- a CDS encoding MBL fold metallo-hydrolase, with product MLTALQHRTIQLGPTTITAIVDVTTPWPMLTVTDEIWNPVRETYSSSFYNAETLLGRVHCYLIQQAGRTILVDTGLGKAPPPTQPISSQQLEAQLSLMGVDYAAIDTVFLTHLHVDHVGLNTHYVDGKLQPRFPNARYLAHQAEQGLIEFMQTHNSERAGYLQEQVLWLNEQGYLHFFEADFELAEGITTWFTPGHSPGHTGLLIDHGTGERVLIAGDIFFNPIQMFHPSFATGLDVDKERAHTTRLEVLQQVSDGKTLVAPCHFPTPSFGYVVPEGDAYRWQPIAED from the coding sequence ATGTTAACAGCGCTTCAACATCGCACAATTCAACTTGGGCCTACCACGATCACGGCAATTGTCGATGTAACCACGCCATGGCCGATGCTGACTGTGACCGATGAGATTTGGAATCCGGTTCGCGAGACCTATTCCAGCTCGTTTTACAATGCTGAAACCTTGCTGGGGAGGGTGCATTGCTATCTGATTCAACAAGCTGGACGCACGATTTTGGTTGATACAGGTTTGGGCAAAGCCCCACCACCAACCCAGCCAATCAGCAGCCAACAGCTTGAGGCCCAATTAAGCTTGATGGGAGTTGATTATGCAGCGATTGATACCGTGTTCTTAACCCATCTGCATGTCGATCATGTTGGCTTGAATACCCATTATGTTGATGGCAAATTGCAACCGCGTTTCCCCAATGCCCGCTATCTGGCCCACCAAGCCGAACAAGGCCTGATTGAATTTATGCAAACCCATAATTCCGAACGCGCTGGCTACTTGCAAGAGCAAGTTTTGTGGCTAAACGAGCAGGGCTATTTGCATTTTTTCGAGGCTGATTTTGAATTGGCTGAAGGTATCACGACCTGGTTCACCCCAGGCCATAGCCCGGGCCATACTGGTTTGTTGATCGATCATGGCACTGGCGAACGAGTGTTGATTGCTGGCGATATCTTTTTCAACCCAATTCAAATGTTTCATCCAAGTTTTGCGACAGGGTTGGATGTCGATAAAGAGCGGGCACATACCACACGATTAGAAGTTTTGCAGCAGGTCAGCGATGGCAAAACCTTAGTTGCGCCATGTCATTTTCCAACCCCAAGTTTTGGCTATGTTGTGCCCGAGGGTGATGCTTATCGCTGGCAGCCGATTGCCGAGGATTAG
- a CDS encoding TetR/AcrR family transcriptional regulator: MTDDLKSPKKHSAQRADAQQNHGRIMAAAKARFASDGPSAAMDTIARDAGVAVGTLYHHFGSKEGLLNLVIQEHFQVVTDFLASLQDSADPWWAVEQVVRGMAKRQIKDRAFKTMIHQHSNLIETTSQAKRGIDPAIQALIDRAQATGLVRPDLRAGDLSALLAGLPIGEDQAEQRERYLLIVLQGIKSENA; the protein is encoded by the coding sequence ATGACTGATGATTTAAAATCTCCAAAAAAACACTCGGCACAACGAGCTGATGCCCAACAAAACCATGGCCGAATTATGGCAGCAGCCAAAGCACGGTTTGCCAGCGATGGGCCAAGCGCCGCCATGGATACAATTGCGCGTGATGCAGGCGTAGCGGTTGGTACGCTCTACCATCATTTTGGCTCCAAAGAAGGCCTTTTAAATTTGGTGATTCAGGAGCATTTTCAGGTGGTGACCGATTTTCTGGCTAGCTTGCAAGATTCGGCAGACCCTTGGTGGGCGGTTGAGCAGGTGGTGCGGGGTATGGCGAAACGCCAAATCAAAGATCGGGCCTTTAAAACCATGATTCACCAACATAGCAATTTAATCGAAACCACCAGCCAAGCCAAACGTGGCATCGATCCGGCAATTCAGGCCTTGATTGATCGTGCTCAAGCGACTGGATTAGTGCGGCCAGATTTACGGGCTGGCGATTTATCGGCCTTGTTGGCGGGCCTGCCAATCGGCGAAGATCAAGCTGAGCAACGCGAACGCTACCTCTTGATCGTGTTGCAAGGCATCAAAAGCGAAAACGCATAA
- a CDS encoding phosphoribosylaminoimidazolesuccinocarboxamide synthase: MQYGTKLAEGKTKIIYAHPEDQSLAYMVQKDSISAGDGARRNEIDGKGAISGRTSANVFALLNRSGVRTHYQSDPEPGVMLVERCDMLPLEVVMRRLATGSYCRRHPETPEGTRFSPPLVEFFYKDDANHDPQIYLEGIVAKGLATAEEVSFIEQEGTRVFELLEQTWAERGVQLVDLKIEFGRTADGSLIVADMIDNDSWRLWPDGDKSKMLDKQIYRNLQTVTEEALQNLKAKYEEVRDITESFR, translated from the coding sequence ATGCAATACGGCACAAAATTAGCCGAAGGTAAAACCAAGATTATCTATGCTCACCCTGAAGACCAAAGCTTGGCCTATATGGTCCAAAAGGATTCGATTAGCGCTGGCGATGGGGCACGACGCAATGAAATCGACGGAAAAGGCGCGATCAGCGGTCGCACCTCGGCTAATGTCTTTGCCTTGCTCAACCGCAGTGGCGTGCGCACCCACTATCAATCCGACCCTGAACCGGGGGTGATGCTGGTTGAACGTTGTGACATGTTGCCCTTGGAAGTGGTCATGCGCCGTTTGGCAACTGGCTCATATTGCCGCCGCCACCCTGAAACGCCCGAAGGCACCCGTTTTAGCCCGCCATTGGTTGAGTTTTTCTACAAAGACGATGCCAACCACGATCCCCAAATTTACTTGGAAGGGATTGTTGCAAAGGGCTTGGCGACCGCCGAGGAAGTCAGTTTTATTGAGCAAGAAGGCACGCGGGTGTTTGAGTTGCTTGAACAAACCTGGGCCGAACGTGGTGTGCAATTGGTTGATCTCAAGATCGAATTTGGCCGTACTGCTGATGGTAGCCTGATCGTCGCCGATATGATCGACAACGATTCATGGCGTTTGTGGCCCGATGGCGATAAGAGCAAAATGCTCGATAAGCAAATTTATCGCAATTTGCAAACCGTCACCGAGGAAGCGTTGCAAAACCTCAAAGCCAAATACGAGGAAGTACGCGATATTACCGAGAGCTTCCGCTAA
- the recJ gene encoding single-stranded-DNA-specific exonuclease RecJ: MLNQRVMRHWQLPTSASPSQLRSLGEYHPLLAAILWNRGWRDAAAVEQFLNIDWKQRHDPFLLRDMDRAVERIKHAVEQKQRVVVYGDFDTDGVTGVTLLMQLFKAFDLPVRPYIPKREGEGYGLNLAAIEKLHQEGLDLLVTVDCGISNIAEISRANELGFDTIVLDHHQPPANLPPAYAVVDPKRSDCAYPFKGLCGVGVAFKLYEALWRAGIQPNNLRARDILDVVALGTIADMMPLTGENRVLVHFGLQAMNESQRPGLKALLRVAAVEQGKIDASSVGFRLSPRINAAGRLVDARIAYSLLLAPDQAQADGFADQLNSTNIERQALTRDVQQAARELAQNSGQLDQRILVIVGEDFHHGVVGLAAGKLAEEFARPVLVMGKEEDRSRGSARSIPGFNIVNALAECADLFEKYGGHAAAAGFTIANEHIPELEQRLQAIANQQITDAMMVPQLPIDAEATFDQLNLEMLAVLEKMAPFGLENQQPRFCSRRVTVIEARGVGAENQHLRLRLQQGRHYQTAIGFNLGDWLAELHNGSQIDIVYTVGINEWNGRSSVQLTLVDLRLSEGQR; this comes from the coding sequence ATGCTCAACCAACGTGTTATGCGCCATTGGCAATTGCCAACATCGGCCTCGCCCAGCCAACTTCGCAGCCTCGGCGAGTATCATCCATTGCTGGCAGCTATTTTATGGAATCGTGGTTGGCGCGATGCAGCAGCGGTTGAGCAATTTCTCAATATCGATTGGAAACAGCGCCACGATCCTTTTTTGCTGCGCGATATGGATCGAGCGGTCGAACGGATTAAGCATGCAGTTGAACAAAAGCAACGAGTCGTAGTCTATGGCGATTTCGATACCGACGGCGTGACTGGGGTTACCCTGTTGATGCAATTGTTCAAAGCCTTTGATTTACCAGTGCGTCCCTACATTCCCAAGCGTGAGGGTGAGGGCTATGGCCTGAATTTGGCTGCAATCGAAAAATTGCATCAAGAAGGGCTTGATCTGCTTGTGACGGTCGATTGTGGCATTAGCAATATTGCCGAGATTAGCCGAGCCAACGAGCTGGGCTTCGATACGATTGTGCTTGATCACCACCAACCGCCAGCCAATTTACCACCCGCTTATGCCGTGGTTGACCCTAAACGCAGCGATTGTGCCTATCCCTTCAAAGGGTTGTGCGGGGTTGGCGTGGCCTTTAAATTGTATGAAGCGCTGTGGCGGGCCGGCATTCAGCCTAACAATTTACGAGCACGCGACATTCTCGATGTGGTAGCGCTGGGCACAATCGCCGATATGATGCCCTTAACTGGCGAAAATCGAGTGTTGGTGCATTTTGGTTTGCAGGCCATGAACGAAAGCCAACGTCCAGGCTTGAAGGCTTTGTTGCGAGTGGCGGCGGTTGAGCAAGGCAAAATTGATGCGAGTAGCGTTGGGTTTCGGCTTTCGCCACGCATTAACGCCGCTGGCCGCTTGGTCGATGCGCGAATTGCCTATAGTTTGTTGCTGGCTCCCGATCAAGCCCAAGCTGATGGATTTGCCGACCAATTAAATAGCACCAATATTGAGCGTCAAGCCCTGACCCGTGATGTGCAGCAGGCCGCCCGCGAATTAGCCCAAAACAGCGGCCAGCTTGATCAGCGCATTTTGGTAATTGTGGGCGAGGATTTTCATCACGGGGTGGTGGGCTTGGCAGCAGGCAAATTGGCCGAAGAATTTGCGCGGCCTGTGCTGGTGATGGGCAAAGAAGAAGATCGTAGTCGGGGTAGCGCTCGTTCGATCCCAGGCTTTAATATTGTCAATGCCTTGGCTGAATGTGCCGATTTGTTTGAAAAATATGGTGGCCATGCCGCCGCCGCTGGCTTTACGATCGCCAATGAGCATATTCCAGAGCTAGAACAACGCTTGCAAGCAATCGCCAATCAACAGATTACTGATGCGATGATGGTTCCGCAATTGCCAATTGATGCTGAGGCAACATTTGATCAACTGAATCTTGAAATGCTGGCCGTGCTCGAAAAAATGGCTCCGTTTGGGCTGGAAAACCAACAGCCCCGCTTTTGCAGCCGCCGCGTGACGGTGATCGAGGCGCGTGGCGTTGGTGCTGAAAATCAACATTTGCGCTTGCGCCTACAACAAGGTCGCCATTATCAAACCGCAATTGGCTTTAACCTTGGTGATTGGTTGGCTGAATTACATAATGGCTCGCAAATCGATATCGTTTATACTGTGGGCATCAATGAATGGAATGGACGCAGTTCGGTGCAACTTACGTTGGTCGATTTGCGCTTGAGTGAAGGGCAACGATGA